The Rhodopirellula bahusiensis genome window below encodes:
- the thrS gene encoding threonine--tRNA ligase: MSSDSPSTSASSSSQAAEVQVRLPDGSLKTQPADATAMDVAKEISEGLARSVVAAEVDGTIVDSFRPLGEIADDENVVPLRLLTTRDESALDVLRHSAAHVMARAIMRIYKGVSLAFGPTTSGGFYYDFDMPEKISEDDFPKIEAEIKKIIKAKEPFERFVLDRDEARKLCDDLDQDLKVEHIETGLGDQATVSFYRQGEFVDLCRGPHIPHAGMIKAIKLLSVAGAYWKGDASGRQLQRVYGTAFFDKKELASYLEQIEEAKRRDHRVLGKQHGLFAINPEVGQGLCLWLPKGARVRVTLEDFLRRELLSRGYDPVYSPHIGRVEMYETSGHFPYYRDSQFAPLFGSEVGGLLDAWSTRLDKDDLSKDDEDKLIAAAEVFGVKLPEYKPSASNDAKKDVLHRWQLNHERYLLKPMNCPHHCQIFGAQPRSYRQLPLRLFEFGTVYRHEQTGELNGMMRVRGLTQDDAHIFCTADQVEEEFRATIELTKFVLESVGLDDYRVQLSLRDPDSSKYVGSEENWDHAEGALRGVLEQSGLSFNEEPGEAAFYGPKADFMVRDCIGRSWQLGTVQLDYNLPERFKLEYKGNDNATHRPVMIHRAPFGSLERFTGMLIEHFAGAFPMWLSPEQIRVLPLSDKSVEYATAVAKQFDEAGFKVTVDASDGKVQAKIRNAQIDLVNYMAVVGPKEAESGQVALRDRIEGDLGSMPIKEAIARLQKEVETRQVRQAVKGSTVSIAESGGAATDY, translated from the coding sequence ATGTCCTCTGATTCCCCCTCAACTTCCGCTTCCTCGTCGTCCCAGGCCGCTGAAGTTCAAGTCCGATTGCCGGACGGTTCGCTGAAAACCCAACCCGCTGACGCCACCGCGATGGACGTCGCGAAAGAGATCAGCGAAGGCCTTGCCCGCAGCGTCGTGGCCGCCGAAGTCGACGGCACGATTGTCGATTCGTTCCGTCCGCTCGGTGAGATCGCCGATGATGAAAACGTGGTTCCGCTTCGTTTGCTGACCACGCGTGACGAATCGGCTCTTGATGTGCTGCGTCACTCGGCCGCCCACGTCATGGCTCGCGCGATCATGCGAATCTACAAAGGCGTTTCGCTGGCGTTCGGACCGACCACCTCGGGTGGTTTCTATTACGACTTCGACATGCCGGAGAAAATCAGCGAAGACGATTTTCCGAAGATTGAAGCGGAAATCAAAAAGATCATCAAAGCCAAAGAGCCGTTCGAACGATTTGTGCTGGATCGTGATGAAGCCCGCAAGCTTTGCGATGACCTCGATCAAGACCTGAAGGTCGAACACATCGAAACCGGTTTGGGCGACCAAGCCACGGTCAGCTTCTATCGCCAAGGCGAGTTCGTCGACCTTTGCCGCGGACCTCACATTCCTCACGCCGGAATGATCAAAGCGATCAAACTGCTGAGCGTTGCCGGTGCGTACTGGAAAGGCGATGCTTCGGGACGTCAGTTGCAACGCGTTTACGGCACCGCTTTCTTTGACAAGAAAGAGTTGGCCAGTTACCTGGAGCAGATCGAAGAAGCCAAACGCCGCGATCACCGCGTGCTCGGCAAACAACACGGTCTGTTCGCGATCAATCCCGAAGTCGGCCAAGGTTTGTGTTTGTGGTTGCCCAAGGGAGCTCGTGTTCGCGTCACGCTGGAAGATTTCTTGCGTCGCGAATTGCTTTCGCGTGGTTACGACCCGGTGTACAGCCCGCACATCGGTCGCGTGGAAATGTACGAAACCAGCGGTCACTTCCCATACTATCGCGACAGCCAGTTTGCTCCGTTGTTTGGCAGCGAAGTCGGCGGGTTGCTCGATGCGTGGAGCACTCGACTGGACAAAGATGATTTGTCTAAGGACGACGAAGACAAGTTGATCGCCGCGGCGGAAGTCTTTGGCGTCAAGCTGCCCGAATACAAACCGTCGGCATCCAATGACGCGAAAAAGGACGTGCTGCATCGCTGGCAATTGAATCACGAGCGTTATCTGCTCAAGCCAATGAACTGCCCGCACCACTGTCAGATCTTTGGTGCCCAGCCACGATCGTATCGTCAGTTGCCTCTGCGGTTGTTCGAGTTCGGAACCGTCTATCGTCACGAGCAAACTGGTGAACTGAACGGGATGATGCGGGTGCGTGGTCTGACCCAAGATGACGCGCACATCTTCTGCACCGCTGATCAAGTCGAAGAGGAATTCCGGGCAACGATCGAGTTGACCAAGTTCGTGCTCGAGTCCGTTGGGCTGGACGATTACCGCGTGCAATTGTCGCTGCGGGATCCGGACAGCAGCAAGTACGTCGGCAGCGAAGAGAACTGGGATCACGCCGAAGGTGCTCTGCGAGGCGTGCTGGAGCAATCCGGTTTGTCATTCAACGAAGAACCCGGTGAAGCAGCGTTCTATGGTCCCAAAGCGGACTTCATGGTGCGTGACTGCATCGGTCGTTCATGGCAGTTGGGAACCGTGCAGTTGGATTACAACCTGCCCGAACGTTTCAAGCTGGAATACAAAGGCAACGACAACGCAACTCACCGACCGGTGATGATCCATCGGGCTCCGTTTGGTTCGCTGGAACGATTCACCGGGATGTTGATCGAGCACTTTGCTGGGGCGTTCCCGATGTGGTTGTCGCCCGAGCAAATTCGTGTGTTGCCTTTGTCGGACAAGTCCGTCGAATACGCGACCGCGGTGGCCAAGCAATTTGACGAAGCCGGGTTCAAAGTCACCGTCGATGCATCTGACGGAAAGGTCCAAGCAAAGATTCGCAACGCCCAAATCGACTTGGTCAACTACATGG